In Phycisphaerae bacterium RAS2, the DNA window CGCACGTTGAGCTACTTCCGCGAGGCGCGGACGTTCGGCGCGGTGCTCCCGAGCAATTCGCCCGGCGTGCACTCGCTCTGGATGCCGGCCATCGCGCTGAAGACGCCGGTCGTGCTCAAGCCGGGCCGCGAGGAGCCGTGGTCGCCGCTTCGGATCATTGAAGCGTTCTGTGCCGCGGGCGTGCCGCGCGAGGCGTTTGGCTTCTACCCCACCGATCACGCCGGGGCGGGCGAACTGCTCCGCGTCGTCGATCGCGCCATGCTGTTCGGCGACGCCTCCACGACCCGGGCGTGGGCCAACGATCATCGCGTCGAGCTGCACGGACCCGGTTACTCGAAGGTCGTCCTCGGCGATGACGCCGCCGACGATTGGCAGAAATACGTCGACATCATGGTCACGTCCATCGTCGCCAACGGCGGCCGCTCGTGCATCAACGCGTCGGCCATCTGGACGCCGCGATACGGGCGCGAGATCGCCGACGCCGTCGCCCGCGAACTGGCAAAGGTTCGCGCCCTGCCGGCCGACGATCCCGACGCGAAGATCGCCGCGTTCGCCAATCCGAAAATGGCCGAGGCGATCAGCGGCGCAATCGACGCCGGCCTGCGCGACCCCGGCGCGACGGAGTTGACCGTCGTACATCGCGGTTCGCCGAGGCTCGCCACCATCGGGCGCTGTGCCTATTTGCTCCCCACCCTCATTCACTGCGAGGACCGCGAGCATCCGCTGGCCAATCGCGAGTTTCTGTTTCCATTCGCAACCGTGATCGAGTGCCCCACGCGCGACATGCCCGGCGCGATCGGCAAGTCACTGATCGTCTCCGCCATCACGGCTGACAAGGGCTTCGCCGCCGATCTGATGGCCTGCGGCGATATCGACCGGCTGAACATCGGCGCGATCCCAACGGTGCGCATCAGTTGGGACCAGCCGCACGAAGGAAATCTGTTCGAGCATTTGTATCGGCAGCGGGCGTTTCAATGTGAGTCGGCGTCTTGTGGTTGGTGAAAATATCGAAGTACGGGCCTCACAAGGGTTCAATGACTATCGGAGAGTTCAACAAGGTGGGCGCGTATAACGACAACTGTGGAGACATCTACGACGCGCTTAGGGCGCTTGTGGTAGAATTGGAGCAAGAGCAAGAGCTCTTGAATGATTCAGCGCTCAATGAGATGGCGCACTTGCTGCGATCCGCGGCTCAATTGGTTGAGTCATGTGCTCACCAAGAGCGGATCC includes these proteins:
- a CDS encoding Putative aldehyde dehydrogenase; the encoded protein is MLHIPILRHGKAYTSVDSIEIVHHATGEPLARVSQANSGMIARDVHRMDWRGLERFSVAELMAMSRKAGKLFTTAALPLGDSTQSFEDYIHQLSGTTGMPQALCRANAQKIFRMFDEIELVVAGLTRGFDLSILDRGFGSDDGRTLSYFREARTFGAVLPSNSPGVHSLWMPAIALKTPVVLKPGREEPWSPLRIIEAFCAAGVPREAFGFYPTDHAGAGELLRVVDRAMLFGDASTTRAWANDHRVELHGPGYSKVVLGDDAADDWQKYVDIMVTSIVANGGRSCINASAIWTPRYGREIADAVARELAKVRALPADDPDAKIAAFANPKMAEAISGAIDAGLRDPGATELTVVHRGSPRLATIGRCAYLLPTLIHCEDREHPLANREFLFPFATVIECPTRDMPGAIGKSLIVSAITADKGFAADLMACGDIDRLNIGAIPTVRISWDQPHEGNLFEHLYRQRAFQCESASCGW